In Leisingera sp. NJS204, the following are encoded in one genomic region:
- a CDS encoding helix-turn-helix domain-containing protein, with the protein MQTLTSIDTYNLFGETAELADILHVETIRARSELHDWELRPHRHARLHQILVLTGGAGEADLDGNSHTLSPPCLINVPRGVVHGFRFGNRTGGWVITLASDLLDQSLAPGEGMRAPLDLPAVLPLPEGLQSLAARLFREYGNKDFGRAQMLRGLALSVTALTARAIAAAQGEDPQARASPLFARFEALVERDFRLRRPLADYACALAVSATHLNRIAHQATGQPASALVRARVLREARRLLIYTNLTAAQIAYELGFTDPAHFSRIFAKGTGLPPRKFRQQLAQGS; encoded by the coding sequence ATGCAGACGCTAACCTCCATCGACACCTACAACCTGTTTGGCGAGACCGCGGAACTCGCTGATATTCTGCATGTGGAGACCATCCGCGCGCGTTCCGAACTGCATGATTGGGAACTGAGACCGCACCGCCATGCCCGGCTGCACCAGATACTGGTGCTGACCGGCGGTGCAGGAGAGGCGGATCTTGACGGAAACAGCCACACCCTGTCCCCGCCCTGCCTGATCAATGTGCCCCGCGGCGTGGTGCATGGCTTCCGCTTTGGCAACCGCACCGGCGGCTGGGTGATCACGCTCGCTTCGGATTTGCTGGACCAGAGCCTGGCACCGGGCGAAGGGATGCGCGCACCGCTGGATCTGCCTGCCGTCCTGCCCTTGCCCGAAGGGCTGCAAAGCCTGGCTGCGCGCCTGTTCCGGGAATACGGCAACAAGGATTTTGGCCGCGCGCAGATGCTGCGCGGACTAGCGTTGTCGGTTACCGCGCTGACCGCCCGCGCCATCGCCGCCGCCCAGGGAGAAGATCCGCAGGCCCGCGCCAGCCCGCTGTTTGCCCGGTTCGAGGCGCTGGTAGAGCGCGACTTCCGCCTGCGGCGCCCGCTGGCGGACTACGCTTGCGCGCTGGCTGTCTCTGCAACCCACCTCAACCGCATCGCCCATCAGGCCACCGGCCAGCCGGCCTCGGCCTTGGTCCGCGCCCGTGTCCTGCGCGAGGCGCGGAGGCTGCTGATCTACACCAACCTGACCGCGGCGCAGATCGCCTATGAACTGGGCTTTACCGATCCGGCCCATTTCAGCCGGATCTTTGCCAAGGGCACCGGACTGCCGCCACGGAAGTTCCGCCAGCAGCTTGCCCAAGGCAGCTGA
- the pobA gene encoding 4-hydroxybenzoate 3-monooxygenase: MSTHQTQVVIIGGGPSGLLLSQLLHRQGVSSIVLEKHSRAYVLGRIRAGVLEHGFVNLMREAGCSGRMDREGEIHEGFHIAHQGRLDRIDLAKHTGGETVMVYGQTEVTRDLYEARDAMGGEVLHDVQNVQPHALTDARPYVTWEQDGASQRADCDFIVGADGFHGVSRKSIPAEVLKEYEKVYPFGWLGVLSETPPVAQELIYARHERGFALCSLRSRVLSRYYIQVPLTDRAEDWSDAAFWAELKRRLPEQVAGQLETGPSIEKSIAPLRSFVAEPMRYGNLFLAGDAAHIVPPTGAKGLNSAASDIYYLYHGFLDHYLRGDSAGLDRYSEKALARVWKAERFSWWMTNLLHRFPEGSETDLRLQRADLDYLFSSEAARAALAENYVGLPY; the protein is encoded by the coding sequence ATGTCCACGCATCAGACGCAGGTTGTCATCATTGGCGGCGGGCCTTCGGGGCTGCTGCTGTCGCAGCTGCTCCATCGCCAAGGGGTCAGTTCAATCGTTCTGGAGAAGCACAGCCGCGCGTATGTGCTGGGCCGGATCCGCGCCGGGGTGTTGGAACACGGCTTTGTCAATCTGATGCGCGAGGCTGGCTGCAGCGGCCGGATGGACCGCGAAGGGGAGATCCACGAGGGGTTCCATATTGCCCATCAGGGGCGGCTGGACCGGATCGACCTGGCAAAACACACCGGCGGCGAGACGGTAATGGTCTACGGCCAGACCGAGGTGACCCGCGATCTGTATGAGGCGCGCGACGCGATGGGTGGTGAGGTTTTGCACGATGTGCAGAATGTGCAGCCGCATGCGCTGACGGATGCGCGCCCCTATGTGACCTGGGAGCAGGACGGCGCATCGCAACGGGCAGACTGCGACTTCATCGTAGGCGCCGACGGCTTTCACGGGGTCAGCCGCAAATCTATTCCGGCGGAGGTGCTGAAGGAATACGAAAAGGTCTATCCCTTCGGCTGGCTAGGGGTTCTGTCGGAAACGCCGCCGGTTGCGCAGGAGTTGATCTATGCACGCCATGAGCGCGGCTTCGCTCTCTGCTCGCTGCGCAGCCGGGTGCTGAGCCGTTACTACATCCAGGTGCCGTTAACGGACCGGGCCGAAGATTGGAGCGATGCGGCCTTCTGGGCAGAGCTGAAGCGCCGGCTGCCGGAACAGGTGGCAGGGCAATTGGAAACCGGCCCGTCAATCGAGAAATCCATCGCGCCATTGCGCAGTTTCGTGGCGGAGCCGATGCGGTACGGCAATCTGTTCCTGGCGGGCGACGCCGCCCATATTGTGCCGCCGACCGGTGCCAAGGGGCTGAATTCGGCGGCCTCGGACATTTACTACCTCTATCATGGCTTCCTGGACCACTACCTGCGGGGCGACAGTGCAGGGCTGGACCGCTATTCCGAAAAAGCACTGGCGCGGGTCTGGAAGGCGGAGCGGTTCAGCTGGTGGATGACCAACCTGCTGCATCGTTTCCCGGAAGGCTCCGAGACCGATCTGCGGCTGCAGCGGGCGGATCTGGACTATCTATTCTCTTCAGAGGCGGCGCGGGCCGCGCTGGCAGAGAATTACGTCGGGTTGCCGTATTAG
- a CDS encoding NAD(P)-dependent oxidoreductase → MKIIIFGATGDVGSAAVKAAAQRGHQVTAVSRTPSALAAISPLVTPRPLDLLTDPQAAVNAAAGHDLVISALRPPAGREEDLIPLTRTAVQAARHAGVPALVTGGAALLKLADGSAHTVLSAPGFLPEASRLIAEACAAQDAMLEQETGVEWTCLRPPALLTEGPLTGQYQLGTDTLLTDAAGVSQISFADFGAALLDLAENPRPASQRLTVAWGAPAPALAAG, encoded by the coding sequence ATGAAGATCATCATTTTCGGCGCCACCGGCGATGTGGGCAGTGCAGCCGTAAAGGCCGCAGCACAGCGCGGCCATCAGGTAACGGCCGTGTCGCGCACGCCTTCAGCCCTTGCCGCAATCAGCCCCTTGGTTACTCCGCGGCCGCTGGATCTGCTGACGGATCCGCAGGCCGCGGTCAACGCGGCAGCAGGCCATGATCTGGTCATCAGCGCCCTGCGCCCGCCCGCCGGGCGCGAAGAGGACCTGATTCCGCTGACCCGCACCGCGGTGCAGGCCGCGCGCCACGCCGGCGTTCCGGCCCTGGTAACAGGCGGCGCGGCCTTGCTGAAGCTGGCGGATGGCAGCGCCCACACAGTGCTGAGCGCACCGGGTTTTCTGCCGGAGGCCTCCCGCCTGATTGCCGAAGCCTGCGCGGCCCAAGACGCCATGCTGGAGCAGGAAACCGGGGTGGAATGGACCTGCCTGCGCCCGCCCGCGCTGCTGACAGAGGGCCCGCTGACCGGCCAATACCAGCTTGGCACCGATACGCTGCTGACAGACGCAGCGGGTGTGTCGCAGATCTCCTTTGCGGATTTCGGCGCCGCGCTGCTGGATCTGGCTGAAAACCCGCGCCCTGCCAGCCAAAGACTGACTGTTGCCTGGGGCGCTCCCGCCCCCGCCCTGGCGGCCGGCTGA
- a CDS encoding CoxG family protein: protein MQMSDQKEIAADPATVYSALLTPEVLKACVPGAQEVTGTPQEGFEATVTQKVGPVKATFKGQVSLSDLVENETLTISGEGKGGAAGFAKGGAVVTLAPSDTGTLLSYEVEAKVGGKLAQLGSRIIDGFAKKMADQFFANLQAHLAPQEGTEDGEETQEEGEKKGWFSKVTGRG from the coding sequence ATGCAGATGAGTGACCAGAAGGAGATCGCCGCCGATCCCGCAACCGTCTATTCGGCGCTGCTGACGCCGGAGGTGCTGAAGGCATGTGTGCCCGGCGCGCAAGAGGTCACCGGCACGCCGCAAGAGGGGTTCGAAGCCACTGTCACGCAAAAAGTCGGCCCGGTCAAAGCCACCTTCAAAGGCCAGGTCAGCCTGTCGGATCTGGTAGAGAATGAAACGCTGACCATTTCCGGTGAAGGCAAAGGCGGCGCGGCCGGCTTTGCCAAAGGCGGGGCGGTTGTGACGCTGGCGCCTTCGGACACAGGCACGCTGTTGTCTTATGAGGTTGAGGCCAAGGTCGGCGGCAAGCTGGCACAGCTTGGCAGCCGCATTATCGACGGTTTTGCCAAAAAGATGGCGGATCAGTTTTTTGCCAATCTGCAAGCGCATCTGGCACCGCAAGAGGGCACCGAAGACGGCGAAGAGACCCAGGAAGAGGGCGAAAAGAAAGGCTGGTTCAGCAAGGTGACGGGCCGCGGCTGA
- a CDS encoding ABC transporter ATP-binding protein: protein MASILSIRDLRKVYDGGFEALKGVSLDIEEGEILALLGPNGAGKTTLISTICGITTATSGHVSVGGFDNVAEFRAARSLIGLVPQEITLEPFAKVHDTVSFSRGLFGKPADPARIEDILRKLSLWEKRDAKVMELSGGMKRRVLIAKALAHDPRILFLDEPTAGVDVELRKDMWAIVDELKAGGVTIILTTHYIEEAEAIADRVGVITGGELLLVEAKEQLMARMGQKQLEVQLTTPVDTIPEALAQHELQLVNGGGALLYTYDTRAERTGITTLLNDVAQAGLVLADVQTRESSLEDIFVGLVSGGGASAGDVQGDAA, encoded by the coding sequence ATGGCGTCCATTCTGTCGATCCGCGACCTGCGCAAAGTTTACGACGGCGGGTTCGAGGCGCTGAAAGGCGTCTCGCTTGATATTGAAGAAGGTGAGATTCTGGCTCTGCTCGGCCCCAATGGTGCGGGCAAGACGACCCTGATTTCTACCATTTGCGGCATCACCACCGCGACCTCGGGCCATGTCAGTGTTGGCGGCTTCGACAATGTGGCCGAATTCCGCGCTGCGCGCTCGCTGATCGGGCTGGTGCCGCAGGAAATCACCCTGGAGCCTTTTGCCAAGGTGCATGACACGGTCAGTTTTTCGCGCGGCCTGTTCGGCAAGCCTGCCGATCCGGCGCGGATCGAGGATATTCTGCGCAAGCTGTCGCTGTGGGAAAAACGGGATGCCAAGGTAATGGAGCTGTCCGGCGGCATGAAGCGCCGGGTGCTGATTGCCAAAGCGCTGGCGCATGATCCGCGCATTCTGTTCCTGGATGAGCCGACGGCGGGCGTGGATGTGGAACTGCGCAAGGACATGTGGGCGATCGTGGATGAGTTGAAGGCCGGCGGCGTCACCATCATCCTGACGACACATTACATTGAGGAAGCCGAGGCGATTGCCGACCGGGTCGGTGTGATCACCGGTGGCGAGCTGCTGCTGGTCGAGGCGAAGGAACAGCTGATGGCCCGGATGGGGCAGAAACAGCTGGAGGTGCAGCTGACCACGCCGGTTGACACCATTCCGGAAGCGCTGGCGCAGCATGAATTGCAGCTGGTGAACGGCGGCGGTGCGCTGCTCTATACCTATGACACAAGGGCGGAACGGACCGGCATCACCACGCTGCTGAATGACGTGGCGCAGGCCGGGCTGGTGCTGGCGGATGTGCAAACACGGGAATCCAGCCTGGAAGATATTTTTGTCGGGCTTGTTTCGGGGGGTGGGGCTTCGGCCGGCGACGTTCAGGGGGACGCAGCATGA
- a CDS encoding ABC transporter permease, producing MNWTAVATIYKAEMARFWRTFLQSFISPVLSTSLYFVVFGSAIGSRIQEVDGIDYGAFIVPGLIMLSVITQSISNASFGIYFPKFIGNIYEILSAPINFLEVVAGFVGAAATKSLFIGVVILCTASLFVDLSIQHPIAMVAFLVLTCLSFSLMGFIIGIWAGNFEQLQLVPLLVVTPLVFLGGSFYSISMLPPVWQTITLFNPVVYLVSGFRWAFFGQADVPVLLSLCAIGGFTLACMGVIWWIFKTGWRIRA from the coding sequence ATGAACTGGACAGCGGTCGCAACCATCTACAAGGCGGAAATGGCGCGGTTCTGGCGCACTTTTCTGCAAAGTTTCATCTCGCCGGTGTTGTCCACATCGCTTTACTTTGTGGTCTTCGGCAGCGCCATCGGCAGCCGGATCCAGGAGGTTGACGGGATCGACTACGGGGCCTTTATCGTGCCGGGGCTGATCATGCTGTCGGTAATCACCCAGAGCATCTCCAATGCGTCTTTCGGGATCTATTTCCCGAAATTCATCGGCAACATCTACGAAATCCTGTCGGCGCCGATCAATTTCCTGGAAGTGGTTGCGGGATTTGTCGGGGCGGCGGCAACCAAGTCGCTGTTTATCGGCGTGGTGATCCTGTGCACGGCGTCGTTGTTTGTGGATCTCTCCATCCAGCACCCGATTGCAATGGTGGCGTTTTTGGTGCTGACCTGCCTCAGCTTCTCGCTGATGGGGTTCATTATCGGCATCTGGGCCGGGAATTTTGAGCAGCTGCAGCTGGTGCCCCTGCTGGTGGTGACGCCGCTGGTGTTCCTGGGGGGCTCATTCTACTCAATCTCGATGCTGCCGCCGGTCTGGCAGACCATCACCCTGTTCAACCCGGTGGTCTATCTGGTATCGGGTTTCCGCTGGGCGTTCTTCGGCCAGGCGGATGTGCCGGTATTGCTGAGCCTCTGCGCAATCGGCGGCTTTACCCTGGCCTGCATGGGCGTCATCTGGTGGATCTTCAAAACAGGCTGGCGCATCCGGGCCTGA
- a CDS encoding S49 family peptidase, with protein MRFRLPFLNRQPLVAVVRLNGAIGMPGRGSLSDAALAPVLERAFRKGKPAAVALEINSPGGSPVQSSLIGARIRRLAVELNIPVYAFVEDVAASGGYWLAAAADEIWADASSVLGSIGVISAGFGAHVLLARQGVERRVYTAGESKSMLDPFRPEDPEDVQRLKVILNDIHANFIDHVTDRRGAKLHSEENLFTGEIWLARRALDLGLIDGIGHLKPKMQERFGDKVRFRRYGLKKPLLSRLGMQVAQDALAGIEERAEYARFGL; from the coding sequence ATGAGATTTCGCCTGCCTTTCCTGAATAGACAGCCCTTGGTGGCAGTGGTTCGCCTGAATGGCGCCATCGGAATGCCCGGCCGCGGCTCGCTCAGCGATGCGGCCCTGGCACCAGTGCTGGAGCGTGCCTTCCGCAAGGGTAAACCCGCCGCGGTGGCGCTGGAAATCAACTCGCCCGGCGGCTCGCCGGTGCAAAGCTCGCTGATCGGCGCCCGCATCCGCCGCCTGGCGGTAGAACTGAACATCCCGGTCTACGCCTTTGTCGAGGATGTTGCGGCCTCGGGCGGCTATTGGCTGGCCGCTGCCGCGGATGAAATCTGGGCTGACGCCAGCTCGGTGCTGGGTTCGATCGGGGTGATCTCCGCCGGCTTTGGCGCCCATGTGCTGCTGGCCCGCCAGGGCGTGGAGCGCCGGGTCTATACAGCCGGCGAGAGCAAATCCATGCTGGATCCGTTCCGCCCGGAAGATCCCGAGGATGTGCAGCGTCTGAAAGTGATCCTGAACGACATCCACGCCAATTTCATCGACCATGTGACAGACCGCCGCGGCGCCAAGCTGCACAGCGAGGAAAACCTGTTCACCGGCGAGATCTGGCTGGCCCGCAGGGCCTTGGACCTGGGGTTGATCGACGGCATCGGCCACCTGAAACCCAAAATGCAGGAGCGTTTCGGCGACAAGGTCCGCTTCCGCCGCTACGGGCTTAAGAAGCCGCTGCTCAGCCGCTTGGGCATGCAGGTCGCACAGGATGCGCTGGCCGGGATCGAGGAGCGGGCGGAATACGCGCGTTTCGGCCTCTGA
- a CDS encoding calcium/sodium antiporter gives MMPWLYSALGLVILLLAGDALVRGAVNLSLRLGVPALIVSLTIVAFGTSAPELLIAISAVHEGADGIAMGNVVGSNTANILLVLGIPALMRALHTSECNTRKNYVFMLAASVLFIGLAFCGTFTVWSGLILLAALSGVLGVAFHEARNHRRNGNNCAADAGLEEIEEADPDMPYWRVCIYLLLGLIGLPLGADLLVDNATIIARTYGISETVIGLSLVAVGTSLPELATTVMAAMRRQADVALGNVIGSNMFNLLAIIGIATFIGPISVDPEFLRFDLWVMLAASLLLIPFVFLKQDITRIWGVILTALYLAYMAVLF, from the coding sequence ATGATGCCATGGCTGTATTCGGCTTTGGGCCTGGTGATCCTGCTGCTGGCAGGCGATGCGCTGGTGCGCGGGGCGGTGAACCTCAGCCTGCGGCTGGGGGTGCCTGCGCTGATTGTCAGCCTGACGATCGTGGCCTTTGGCACCTCGGCGCCGGAATTGCTGATTGCCATCAGTGCGGTGCATGAGGGCGCTGATGGAATTGCGATGGGCAATGTGGTCGGCTCCAACACTGCCAACATTCTGCTGGTTCTTGGCATTCCCGCGCTGATGCGGGCCTTGCACACCAGCGAATGCAACACCCGCAAAAACTATGTCTTCATGCTGGCCGCATCGGTCCTGTTCATCGGTCTTGCCTTTTGCGGCACTTTCACGGTCTGGTCCGGCCTGATCCTGCTGGCAGCGCTGTCCGGGGTGCTGGGCGTGGCGTTTCACGAAGCCCGCAATCACCGGCGCAATGGCAACAACTGCGCCGCAGACGCCGGCCTGGAAGAGATCGAGGAAGCGGATCCGGACATGCCCTATTGGCGCGTCTGCATCTACCTGCTGCTGGGCCTGATCGGCCTGCCGCTGGGTGCCGATCTGCTGGTCGACAATGCCACCATCATTGCCCGCACCTACGGGATCAGCGAAACCGTGATCGGCCTGAGCCTGGTGGCGGTGGGCACTTCGCTGCCTGAGCTGGCGACCACTGTCATGGCAGCAATGCGCCGCCAGGCCGATGTGGCGCTGGGCAATGTGATCGGGTCCAACATGTTCAACCTGCTGGCCATCATTGGCATCGCCACCTTTATCGGCCCGATCAGTGTGGACCCGGAATTCCTGCGGTTCGATCTTTGGGTGATGCTGGCGGCCTCGCTGCTGCTGATCCCGTTTGTCTTCCTGAAACAGGACATCACCCGCATCTGGGGTGTCATTCTTACGGCGCTCTATCTGGCCTATATGGCCGTGCTGTTCTAA
- a CDS encoding SDR family oxidoreductase, with product MRALVTGAGRRLGRAMALDLAARGYDVAVHFASSAQEAADTAQQIRALGRDAAVLQADLLDEGQTQALLPRAAEALGGPVTCLVNNASVFEHDTLPTATRNSWDRHLDSNLRAPFVLLQAMAAQQVPLVRDAGGEPRAWGLAVNMIDQRVRKLTPEFMSYTLAKSALWTLTQTAAQALAPQIRVNAIGPGPTLQGPRQSQQQFARQRAATILQRGADAEDVTAALSYLLQAKAVTGQMICTDGGQHLGWLTPDSDGLE from the coding sequence ATGCGGGCATTGGTGACCGGAGCGGGCAGGCGGCTGGGCCGGGCGATGGCGCTGGACCTGGCCGCGCGCGGGTATGACGTTGCCGTCCATTTTGCGTCCTCGGCGCAGGAGGCTGCGGATACAGCGCAGCAGATCCGCGCCCTGGGGCGGGATGCGGCGGTGCTGCAGGCGGATCTTTTGGACGAAGGACAAACGCAGGCCTTACTGCCCCGCGCGGCTGAGGCCCTTGGCGGGCCGGTCACTTGCCTGGTCAACAATGCCTCGGTTTTTGAGCATGACACGCTGCCCACCGCCACGCGGAACAGCTGGGACCGGCATTTGGACAGCAACCTGCGGGCGCCCTTCGTGCTGCTGCAGGCGATGGCCGCGCAGCAGGTGCCGCTGGTGCGGGATGCAGGCGGCGAGCCGCGTGCCTGGGGGCTGGCGGTCAACATGATCGACCAAAGAGTGCGCAAACTGACACCTGAATTCATGAGCTACACGCTGGCGAAGTCTGCGCTGTGGACACTGACACAGACAGCCGCGCAGGCCCTGGCGCCGCAGATCCGGGTCAATGCCATCGGACCGGGGCCAACCTTGCAGGGGCCGCGGCAAAGCCAGCAGCAGTTTGCCCGCCAGCGCGCAGCCACAATCCTGCAGCGGGGCGCGGATGCCGAAGACGTCACCGCGGCCCTGTCCTATTTGCTGCAGGCCAAGGCGGTCACCGGGCAGATGATCTGCACCGACGGCGGCCAGCATCTGGGCTGGCTAACCCCGGACAGCGACGGGCTGGAGTGA